The genomic segment TGAGCTGCTCCACGTCTCCCTGCCGGAGGCGGAGAAAATCGTCGAGCTATTCAACCAATGCTACGAACTGCTTTCAGCCAAGTCCTATTCGGTCATTCATCAGCTGCATATTTCGCAAACGGTTCGTTATTTGCTCAGCTTCATTTCGCTCATTCCAAAGCGCAAGCAGGACGAGAAGATGCTCGCTTATATTGAACAGGCTATACAATTTATGAAGGAACAGCTGGAGGGCCATTTGACCTTGGACGATTTGGTTACGCGAACGCGCATATCCAAGCAGCATCTTAATCATCTTTTTAAACAATCTACCGGCTACGCTCCCATTGACTATTATTTGCGGTTGAAAATGCAGCGCGCCGGACAGCTTTTTGACCTTACCGACCAAAGCGTGAAAGCGGTCAGCCTGTCGCTCGGCTTTAAGGACCCGTATTATTTTTCCCGGCTGTTCAAGAAGATTATCGGCGTGTCGCCCACGGATTATCGCAAGCAGCTGAAGGGCTAGATCGCTATAGTCCATTGTCCTTAACCGGTATATTCATCAACTTTCGACTGATAGATTAAGAGACTAGCACATCTCTCTGGCATTTTAATAGAATATATGAACCGAAGCAGAAGGGGGATTGCATTTATGGAGCTTAACCGGGAGCTATTGCGAGCACGTGCCGCTGCTTTGCTCTCGCAGGCATCCAATCGGGCAAAAAAAGAGGTTATTGCGGGAACCAGGGCAAAACCGTTAGGCTGAATGGGAGACAACCAGCGGGAAAAGCGCCTTGCCCTGCGTTATGCAGGCAAGGCGCTTTTGGTATGGCTATTTGCTAACGCTTCACTCCCTGTAACATTACGTTTAGATTAAAATTCCGTTCAAATTTCTATTTTTTCAAGCTTTTCAAAAACACCATCAACCCACACTTGGTCATCCCATCGTTTTGGATCATGAAGTTTTCTATCAGCGGGGTGTCCTGTTACAATCGTATCTACACCATCTTTGTTTCCAAAGTAGAAATCAATGATTTTTAATGCCTTGTCTTCAGCTTGAACTAGCATCTTAACGTTCATTCCAGACCCTTGATTCGAGAAAGGCAAACTTACGTAATAGAGATTTCCATCCATTTTCTTGAACTCTGCTTCTTGGAATTCATTTTCCAAACCGAAATGGACACGGATTGCTCCCTTTAATTCTTTTCTTTGTTCAAGCTCTAACATTGTATTTGTGTATTTGAGAAGATTCTCATTAGATATGTAATTTCTAAAGGATACTGTTTCTTGTTCTGCAACAGCACCGGTATACAAATTCACAAAAGCTTTTCCAAATGCGGCTACCGTTTCTTGATCGTCCTCACTAATGTGATTCCCATTAATTGAAAATCGTTGATTGGCGAGGTCTTTTAATAGTTCTGCTGCTGATTTCTCTGGTCGTGCCAACGAAACTTCTTCAGCTGATGGTATATTCTCTGAGCCAGTTATTTGTTCTAATGCATCTCTCCCCTTTATTACAGGATTTGCTATCAATCCAATCCCAACTGTTAGCATAATGATGATTGAGAAAACAAATAACCAGAATTTTGGCTTTCTATAATGTAATACGTTTTTAATCCTCCCCTTCACATTTCCCTCGCCAAAAGCAAGCGGATTTCCATTCATAATAGGTTTATCCGCAGCAAGTGATAATAAGGATTTCGCGTAAGATTTTTTTATAGCCACATCAAAATCCATTTTTTTCAGTACACGCTCATCACAGGAAAACTCCATATCCCTACTCATTAATATGAATGCTACCCATACTAGAGGATTAAACCAGTGCACGGATAATAGTAAGAAGGCTGCTGGCTTAATGATATGATCCAATCGTTTAATGTGAGTCTGTTCGTGCAGCACGATGTAGCTGCGCTCCGTGGCATGGAGTCCAACAGGCAAATAAATGTTGGGTCGTATAATGCCAAGTACAAAAGGTGTTTTCAAATTCGCAGCTTCGTAGATATTCCGCTCTACCCGTTGGGCATTTCTGAGCTGTTTTTTTAAGACGAATACAGATGCAAGACTATAAATAAGCAAAACCAGCATACATAAAACCCAAATATATGATCCAAGCTGTATGTAAATCTGTAATGGATTCACGCTATCCTGGACAGCCATTGCTGGTATTGTTCCGCCTGCAATGGCATCGACCGCTTCGATCCCACTATTAATCTGCGAACTTTGCTGAGGCATACTAGCTTGAGGTATTGGATTTCGATCCCCGTTCCTTGGCAACAGACTAAATACACTCTCAAATGTGACTGGAACGACAAGCCGGAAAGCTGCCACTCCCCATAAAGCATAAGAGATGACCTTCGGGGCTTTTTTAAGCAGCAGCCTGATTAATATGACAACAAGAATGACATAGCTCGCTGTAAGGCTCATGTTTAAAACAGACAGAAATAGCTCGCTCATGATTCCCCCTCCTTGTGCTCATCAATCAGCTTT from the Paenibacillus sp. BIHB 4019 genome contains:
- a CDS encoding AraC family transcriptional regulator, coding for MLNKKTQGFETEKLIVLPSYQLEEMTSHPIIRQAYVTDIGYFHRAKHHYRERPKGCDSYIFIYCTNGEGWIKLGGEETIQVTEKTVSIIPAFTPHSYGANTANPWSIYWFHFRGEELVQLLESLGLEAELLHVSLPEAEKIVELFNQCYELLSAKSYSVIHQLHISQTVRYLLSFISLIPKRKQDEKMLAYIEQAIQFMKEQLEGHLTLDDLVTRTRISKQHLNHLFKQSTGYAPIDYYLRLKMQRAGQLFDLTDQSVKAVSLSLGFKDPYYFSRLFKKIIGVSPTDYRKQLKG
- a CDS encoding M56 family metallopeptidase, whose product is MSELFLSVLNMSLTASYVILVVILIRLLLKKAPKVISYALWGVAAFRLVVPVTFESVFSLLPRNGDRNPIPQASMPQQSSQINSGIEAVDAIAGGTIPAMAVQDSVNPLQIYIQLGSYIWVLCMLVLLIYSLASVFVLKKQLRNAQRVERNIYEAANLKTPFVLGIIRPNIYLPVGLHATERSYIVLHEQTHIKRLDHIIKPAAFLLLSVHWFNPLVWVAFILMSRDMEFSCDERVLKKMDFDVAIKKSYAKSLLSLAADKPIMNGNPLAFGEGNVKGRIKNVLHYRKPKFWLFVFSIIIMLTVGIGLIANPVIKGRDALEQITGSENIPSAEEVSLARPEKSAAELLKDLANQRFSINGNHISEDDQETVAAFGKAFVNLYTGAVAEQETVSFRNYISNENLLKYTNTMLELEQRKELKGAIRVHFGLENEFQEAEFKKMDGNLYYVSLPFSNQGSGMNVKMLVQAEDKALKIIDFYFGNKDGVDTIVTGHPADRKLHDPKRWDDQVWVDGVFEKLEKIEI